The DNA window ATAGACGGTGGCTGGAAAAATTCAATATTAGCACCAGGAATATTTTTAGCCTTTTCTTCAAGCTTTTCAATAATTTCCGCAGCAGATTCTTTACGATCTTCCCAACTTTTTAAATTGATCAAACAAGTTCCTGAATTCGACCCCGTACCCTCCGTAAGGATTTCATAACCTGCAAGAGAAGAAACTGACTGTACGCCATCAATATCCTCTGATTCTTTTAACAGTTCTTTTGCTATCTGATTCGTTCTCTCTAAAGTAGATCCTGGAGGTGTCTGAATAATTGCATAGATCATTCCCTGATCTTCACTTGGAATAAATCCTGAAGGAAGCGAATTACTTAGAAAGAAAGTACATAAACAAAAAGCCAATAACAGAGGTAATGTAAACATCTTTTTAGTCACTGTTTTATTCAGCAGCTTTTCATATTTCCCAGCACCCTTAGTAAATACACCATTGAATTTATCTAAAAATATTGTGATCAGATTTCTCTTTTTAGCTTTCCCGTGATTATTCTTTAATATTAAAGCACATAATGCGGGAGTCAATGTCAAGGCTACAATTCCTGAAAGGATAATTGCTGAAGCCATCGTGATCGAAAACTGACGGTAGAAAACACCAACCGGGCCAGACATAAAGGCAATAGGGATGAAAACGGATGCCATTACTAAAGTAATTGCGATAATTGCACCACTGATCTCATGCATTGCTTCTTCTGTTGCTTTTAGTGGAGAAAGTCCTTTCTCTTCCATTTTAGCATGGACAGCTTCAATTACTACAATTGCATCATCGACGACGACCCCGATCGCCATAACTAAAGCAAAGAGCGAGATCATATTTAATGTAATTCCAAAAGCGGACATTACAGCAAATGTTCCAACCAATGAAACAGGAACTGCTAAAGCTGGAATTAAAGTTGAACGCCAATCTCCTAAAAACAGGAATACCACAATTGCTACCAAAATAAATGCTTCGAATAAAGTATGCACGACCTTTTCAATAGAGGCATCCAGGAATCTTGAAACATCATAACTGATATCATAATGCATCCCTTTTGGAAAAGAGTTTTTCTGAAGGTCAGCCATCAAAGTTTTTACATTCTTAATAACGTCACTTGCATTTGAACCATAAGATTGTTTTACAGTAATCGCCGCAGAAGGTTTCCCATTTAATGTTGAATAAATATCATACATTGAACTACCAAACTCGATATCGGCAACATCTTTTAATCTTACAAATTCTCCAGCTGACTTAGCCTTTAGAATGATATTACCATAATCCTTTTCATTACTAAAACGACCAGGATATTTTAGGATATATTCGAATGATTGAGAACGTTTTCCGGAGCTCTCTCCTGTTTTACCTGGAGAGGCTTCTAAGCTTTGCTCATTTAAAGCTTCCATTACTTCATCTGCCGAAATATTGTAGGCTGTTAATCTGTCTGGTTTTAACCAAACACGCATTGCATATTCACGGGTTCCAAGAATATCTGCAAATCCAACTCCACTTACCCTTCTCAATTCAGACATTACATTAATATCTGCATAGTTGAACAGGAATTTCTGATCGGCCTTTGGATCATCACTGTATAAATTAATATACATCAACATGTTTGGTTCTTCACGGGTAATTTTCACCCCTTCACGAACTACCAGCGGAGGTAATTTATTAACCACCGAAGACACACGGTTTTGAACGTTTACAGCAGCAACATTGGGATCAGTACCCAAGTCAAATACAATTTGAATAGAGGCTTCACCGTCATTTCCGGCATCTGAAGTCATATACTTCATACCTGGAACACCATTTAAACCTCTTTCTAAAGGAATAACTACAGATTTAATTAACAGTTCATTGTTTGCTCCCGGATATTCCGCTGTAATATTTACTTTGGGTGGAGAGATGGAGGGAAACTGTGTCACGGGCAATTTTACCAATGACAGAACCCCCATAAATACGATAATCAATGAGATTACGATAGACAGAACAGGTCTGCGAATGAATTTCTTAAACATACAACTTCATTTTACGAGTAGACTACTCTGCTTTTAATTTCAATGATTGAATTACTTTTCTAGGGTCCTGGAATTTCACTTTTACTTTTTGATCATCTTTTACTTTTTGAACTCCTTCTAAAAGAAATTTATCTCCTTCCGAAAGTCCAGAAGCAACCACATAAAGATCTGGTAATTCGTAAGCTACTTTTATATTTTTAGATTTCAATACGCCATCTTTCCCTACCACAAATACATATTTCTGATCCTGAATTTCGTACGTTGCTTTTTGCGGAATAATTAGAGCATTTCTAAGGGGCAATGTCATTCTTACTTTTCCAGTTTCTCCATTTCTCAACAATTTATCTGGATTTGGAAACTTGGCACGGAAAGCAATATTTCCTGTCTCATTATCGAATTCCCCTTCAATGGTTTGGATCTCTCCTTTCTGAGGAAGCGCATCCCCATTTGCCATAATTAAAGTTACTTCTTTACTTCCCCTATCAGCAGCATGCATCTGATAGTTCAGGTATTCGGGTTCTGAAACATTAAAATAGGTATAGACATTGGTGTTATCAGACAAGCTTGTCAATAGATCACCTTCATCAATCAAGCTCCCTAACTTCAATGGAATTCTGTTGATAATACCAGAGTAAGGTGCTTTAATATCTGTAAATGATAAATGAATCTGAGCTAATTTCATTTCAGCATTGGCAGCATCTAGTTTAGCTTTTGCCATTGCTTTTTCATTCTTTGAAACAATATTATTATTAGCTAATGTACTGGCATTTCTCAGCTCAATATTAGCTTGCTCTACTTCAGCTTTAGATTTCATTAATTCAGCCTGATATAGCTGAGGCATAATTCGGAACAAGGTCTGTCCTGCGTGAACATACTGACCTTCATCTACATAAATCTTTTCAAGAAATCCTTTTTCCTGTGCGCGGATCTCAATGTTTTTTACGGATTGAATCTGAGTAACATAATCCTTATTAATTACTGTATCCATCTTTACCGGAGACGTAATTGGATATGTTGTGACTTCTTCTTTTTCTTCCTTCTTCTTATTGCAACTAGCAAATAACAAGAGGGTGCTTAGCGCTATGCCTGAGGCAGCTCTTTTCATAATTTTGAAATTATATAAATCGTTAATGTTTAATAGAATAGAATGGTAATAAAGATTAAACGTTATGATGATTACCAGCAAACACAACGCAGGAGTATTCCGCTCTGATAGGAGAGCAGAAAATAAATCAAAAAATGAATTTTATATTCTAATAGAACGTATCAGAATGAATTTTTTTACGGAGGAATAATTAGAAATAAAACCTTGTATAGCAGGTTTTAGCCGTTTGTAATTAAACAATCCAAAGAAGTATACTAAACTACAGACACTTACGAAAAGTACCACATTTTGCACGGTATCCGAAAATTGGAAATCATCTTCAATCAATTCCAAAGAATTATTTCCGACATTATCCGGCGCTTGCTGAATAGATAATTTCTCGTAGGTCTGATTTAAGCGATTTGCCTTTTTTGGTAAGTGGTGAGAAGTATGATCAGGAAAATGATTTTGTAATGTTTTGACATTGATCTTACTTTCCACTATAAAAAGCAGAAATAAGCTTGTCAAAAAGTATACAATATAGGTTCTCATTTTGAAGTGGCAAAGGTAAGCTTAGATTTGAATATTATTATACAGATTAACAAAATTTAACTCACCTTGAAAAATTCTGAATCCAAATTATTACAAAAATATAAAACTAAAGATTTAAGATTTAAAAAGACTTTACACCTTCTTCAGGCCATTTATGAATCAAAAAAACAGCATAAAAAAAATTCTTAAATAAAAAAAATATAGTTAAAAAAACAAAAATAGGTTTTTTGAAACCAACATATTTACCCACAATATATATGAATATTTATTTAATTTATTAAAAATTAACAAATATCCCGTAAAAAAATTGTAATTTTACACATTATAAACATCTAACCAATGAAAAACCAAATCACTTATAATTATGAAAAAAATATTTTATCCCATCATTATTGTTCTGGCTGTTGTATCAGTAACAGCGTGTAAAAGTTCGGCAAAAGATGAACCCGAAATTACAGCAACCCATCCTGTGGAAACGGATGAAATAACCAAAGATGTTTTTACAGACAGCTATGGAGACAAAATAGAAGTTGCTATTAATAATACAGAAAATACGGTAGTTGTTCATTTGAACGGTAAATCTTATGAGCTTAAGAAAAACAAAGATTTACCAGATTATACTGCATCCAATTCAGAATACCAATACTCAAATATCAGAGGCAATATCACTTTCCTGAAAAGAAATGTTGACATGGTTTTATTTCATCATAAGCAAGACAAAAAAGACTCTGGATCCAGCAAAATGGCTTCTTACTAATTAACCTTAAATCTTAGGTGTTTAAATAAAAACAATAACTATGAAAAAATTACATTATTACTTATTGACACTTTTTACATTTGCCCTTATTGTAGGTTGTACAAGTAAGACCGTACAACAAAGCAATAATGACATTACTGGAAAAACATGGAAACTAACGGAAATTAACGGGCAACCCATAAAGCTTAAAAACCCAAAGAACAACCCATATTTCTCATTAAATACAACTGACATGAGATATGAAGGGAATGCCGGATGTAATGGAGTAGGTGGCTCTTTTGAAATCAAACAGGACATAATGCGTATAAAATTCAATCAAGGAATGTCTACTATGATGGCCTGTGAAGATTTAGAAACTGAGCAGCTTTTTACCAAAGCATTACTTGCAACAGATAATTATTCTGTAAATGGAAATACCTTAACACTTAATAAGGCTAAAATGGCTCCACTGGCAAAGTTTGTTCTACAAAAATAAAATTAATATTTTGAATAATAAAGGCGCTTTACCTGAGGTAAAGCGCCTTTAATTTTATTTTTTATAAATCATATAACATATCAAAAGAGAAATATTCATGAGCACAGCAAAAGCATTGGATAAAATAATTGGAAGCTCATTCTTTAATATGCCATACCATACCCATAAAGAAAGACCAGATATAAGTACCAAAAGCATAATCCAGGAAATATCCTCAACATTTTTCTCTTTCAAAACCTTTAAAAGCTGAGGTACCATTGATATAGAGGTAAGTATACCTGCTACAATTCCAAGAATATTTACATTCATTTTGTTTAGATCTATCAGTTTGAAGATAGGAAATTAGATCAAATTGTTTAGATAAATTTTAAAATATTTAGCATTAGTTTTATTTAAAACGGGACAGGGAAACTTCATCTGGTAAAGAAACCTCCTCTTCAATAAACTGATACAGCCTTTTAGAAAAATAACATCCATTCAAAATTCCTCTCGCACCCAACCCATTGAAAACATACAAATTCTGATGCTCCGAATGTCTTCCTACAATAGGTCTTCTATCCTTTACAGTAGGCCTGAACCCAAAGTTAACTTCACGTACTTCAAAATCATTTGGATACAATTCAGACAGCGCCTTTATCAACTGTTCCACCGCAGAATCATCGATGTGATGATGGAGTTGCTCTCTGTCATAGGTTCCACCATAAAAATGGAGACCATTATTTACTGGAAATAGAAAATGTTTCTTTTTAATCGTAACATCTTTTTGAATAGCTTCAGAAAGTTTGACTTTTATGTGATGTCCTTTATTTGGAATTACAGCAATATCAGAAAAAAAAGGGTTGTCTTTCACTCCCATTCCTTCGCAAAAAATAACATGCTTAAAGGAGATATCTTTATATATATTATCAGATGTATTTAACTGATTATAATCGAATTTTTCTTTTACCAGTTGTTCATTTCTCTCAAAATATTTGAAAAAATCACTAAAAAATCCATCCACATCTAGTCTTGCAGACTGATTTACTTTCCCCGTGGAGAAAGGATTATTAACCCCATCCAAATGTTGAAATTCTTTATTTAAGAATTCAGAAAGATCTTCATTATCTGATTTCTTTAACCAGAGGCTCTGCTCATTTTCGTCATGGAAAATCCGATGAATAGGATTGGTAATTAAATAGTTCTTTTTGGTATATGATTCAATTTCCAAAAGACTATCCTTCAGAAAGTCTATCTGCTGTTGAGCAAGCCAGAAGGTCGTGAATTTTTTTAGAACTACAGGATTAATAATTCCTGCAGAAACTTGTGAAGCGCTTTTCCTTCCTTCAGAAAAAATAATAAAAGATTTATTATTCTTAATTAGCTGATGGGCAAAAAATAGTCCCGCATATCCATCTCCTACAATAATATAGTCTATATTTTTCATAATAAAAAAACCTGAGTAAAAGTACTCAGGTTTTGTATAAATATCAAGTGAAATCTAATAATTCCACATATCATTTTCCATATCTAGAATCTGACCTTTAATTCTGTCACTTTCTTCTAATTGCTCATCAGCATTCTTAGGAATGTAATCTTTGATTACACCATCTCCTAAACCTCCTGAAGATTTGTAGATAATTGACGAGAATCTTCTTGCATTGATAATATCATCAAAAGATAAATCAGCTGACGAATTTTTTCTGTTATACACAAAATTATTCGCTAATATCTCTCTTGCACTTGGATAATAGATCCAGAATAGATCAATCAACTCATCATTACTGGCAAGCGGTTTACCATCTGGTCCGATAACACCTTGAACAGCTGGATCTGGTCCCATTGCAGCAATACCAAGAGGTCTGTATTTCATTTGACCATCTCTTTTGTCAATAAACCACATACCCATAATCTTTAATACTTTCACCTTTTCAGTTGTTGTTTTAAAGACATCAGTGTACTCCTTCTTCTCCTGCTCAGTTAATGCTCTTCCAGAATTTAAAATATCAATAGCAGCATCAGCAACTCTTACACTTTCTAATCTCTTTTGAATTCCTTCAGGAGTTAGCTTAGTTACAAAATTCTCATCATCATATACTTCCTGAATTTTACCACTTGTAGCTGCATCCAATAATAACTGATACAAAGATCTTGTTTGAGTAGCAAGTAGACCATCAGGATTATCATAGTATAATGGCTGATTAATCTTATCATTCATATCAATAATCTCCCAAACAAACATACTCTTTAAGATATCTTTATCTTCTACAAAACCATATTCCAAAGGCTTTACAGTTTTATCGACAATCGTATCTCCAACTTTTTGTTTATTTTCAGCTCTCATTTGTCTGAACTCTTCCGGAGAAGATGCATTCAGAATAGTCTGGGAAAAAGCAAACCCCGAAACTACTACTAAAAAAGTGCTTATATATTTTTTCATAATATTATTTTAACTTATTAAAATTACTGAACATTGATTACAACAGGAGAGATATTTCTCAATGTCTGGTTTCCTAAACCTGTAGCAGTTGCTTTAATATCAAAGATATAAACTACATCTCCTGCTCTCACGTTTTTAACTAATCCAGCAGCTTCATCAAGGCTATTACCTTTGATCAATAGTGCCGCTCTACCTGGTACTTTTACCATAAACTGGTTAACAGTAAACGAAACCGGGAAGTCGAAATCAGGTAATGCTGCCTGTACCATTTGATTTGGAATTGAAGTAGCTGGAATATTCAATACCGTTTGGCCTCTCATTTGACCTTGCGGATTAGGAACATTTTTAATTCTATATTCAAATACCTGAGAAACTGTTTTACCATAAGGATCAGTTCCCGACAATGTCAATTTAATAGTATTTCCAGTAGAAGGAGTAATATTCCATTTTCCAGGACCAGTTCCTTTTACAACAGCACCAGGAGCAGATAATGATAATTTAGAATTATCAGCACCTAAGATAGATCCCGATACAGGATTCTCCAATCCTCTATACATTACATTCATCTTATCTGCTGAAAGTAACAATCCTTTTTCTAGTTTTACTTCTCTTGGTCCGGCAATTACATTATAAGTATGCGTCCAAGGGAAACTTTGAGGCTTACCAGAAGCATCTGTTAATGTAATATTACCACTTAAAGTATGTTCGCCAATACCTGATCCAGAAATTGGGATAATCCCTTTTCCATTCTCAAGTTTGCTTACTCCTGTAATATTGATCTTATTACTTGTTGAATAAGTTCCTAACATAACTTTAACTTCTGCCTGCTTACCAGACTGGATATCAACCGGTCCAGAAACAATTGGCTCATAGCTGCTAAATTTAATGCTAGCATCTACTTTTTCTTGAAGTAATAATGCCAATGCATCAGATTGTACGTTTCTAGCATCATTCTGGATAATCTCTAAATTAGAGATCGCAGCAATAAGTGGCTGATGATAAAATTTATTCTGAAACCAAGTCTTCTCATTTGGTGATTTTCCTTTTGGATATTCAGCAATAAGAGATTTGTTAGCTCTTTCAACTAAGTCTTTTAACTGCGCATTGTTTCCAAAAGTAGCATTAATGTAATTTCTTACATCATCTATTTTACTTTTTAGTTCCAATGCTCCTTTCGAAGGTGAGTTTTCATCTCCATCAGCAAAGAAATAATGTGTTGTTGCATCATTATTGTTAAGTGCAGCAAAATTTTCGCTTACATCAACATCTTTCTTTGTTTCAGGATCTTTATCATGAAAGTCTGATTCCTTGTTAAGGGTATTTTTAATACCTTGAGCTGCAACAACCAATGCATCAATCTTTCCTTTTAAAACTTTATATTGTTCCCAAGGTTGTTGATAGGTATCTGGTACCTGCTGAGCTTTAGCTTCTAATGTTTTTTCAAAAATTTTCTCATTCTTTTTCTCCGTTAAAGTTCTTGTTTCATTAAGAGCTTTTGTAGAGTCATAATATGATCTGATGATTTCCGCATCAATATTTAGGGCCATCATAGCGATGAACACCAAATACATAAGGTTGATCATCTTCTGACGTGGAGTCTGTTTTCCTTGTGCCATTCTTTTTCTTTGTTTTGGATTAAAATTTAAATTTAAAAATGGTTAGGAAATTATGACTTCATAGCGGTTAGCATACCACCATAAACTCTATTTAAATTATTTAAGTTAGATGTTAAACCTTGTAACTCCTGATTGAATTTTTCTGAATGCTCAGCAGACTTCTGCATATCTGCTACATATTTGTTAGCAAATTCTGATTGTCTTTTACCATTCTCCAACTGCATTGTATATAAAGCATTCATGCTTTCCATGTGTTGAGCTGCTTTATTTAGTTGGTCGTTATATTTGTGAGTAGAAGCAGAAACGTCTACTGTTTGGTTGATTTGATCAACAGAGTTTGAAAATTTATCAATTCCTGTTCTTAATCTATCGAATAATTGAACATCTAATTTAGCATCTTGCAACATCTTATCCAATTTCGAAGAAAGTGAATTTTCTAGTTCTGCAAATTGAGCTGCAGCATTATTTCTAGAAGATACATTAGAGTGAAGCGGATTTGGGTTTGCATGTTTATCTAATAATTCAGGATATACATTTTCCCAAGCATAAGACTCCTCAGACTTTGGAGGGTCAAAAGCGAAAATAATGAAGATGATAGCTTCAGTAATAAGCCCTACAGTAAGAGCAACGTTACCACTGATTGGCCCCAAGTTAATGTGAGTAATCTTAAGCCAAGCTCCAAGAATTACAATTGCAGCACCGAATGAATAAAAGAAATTCATCCAAGCATCTTTAGTCTTAAACATATAAGTTAGTTTTTTTTAATGATTAAAAATAAATTGTATTGAAAAATAATTGTTTGATCTGATTATCTGTTAACTCTTCTTGGTTTAACAGCAGCCTCAGGAATATCCTGTACAGTTCTGAATCCAATATAACTTCTAGCCGAATCTTTTCTTTCCCAATCTCTTGCACCAGTCATAAGCATTGCACCTATATCTTTCCAAGAACCTCCTCTTACAGATTTTTTAGAATCTGTTTTATCTTTAGTTGAAGGATTTAAAGTTGAAGAAAATCCGTATGAAGAATTGTTATAAGAAGATTCTGTCCATTCAGAAACGTTTCCAGCCATATCAAATAACCCAAATCCATTTTTCTTAAATTTCTTTACTGGAGCTGAATATGTATAAGTCCCTTTCTTATCATCTTCCATATAATTACCTCGTTTAGGTTTAAAGTTTGCCAAGTAGCAACCTCTGTCATCCATTAAATATGGACCTCCCCAAGGATATGTAGCATTTTGCATACCGCCTCTTGCTGCATATTCCCATTCGATCTCTGTAGGTAAACGGAATTGTAATGGTCTTTGTTTTCTTCTTTTCAAGCTTTCATTGTAATCTGTTTTCAATTTAGATCTGAAGTTACAATAAGCTCTTGCCTGATCCCAAGTTACCCCAACAACTGGATAATCTTTATAAGCTTTGTGCCAGAAATACTGTTCAAATAAGGGCTCGTTATATGCAAAGTGAAAATCTTTTACCCAAACTGTAGTATCCGGATAGATCGCGATGCTTTTACTTTTAAGGTAGTTTACTCCTCTTTCGTTGTCAGCAAGTGCAGCATCCATGTCTCCCCACTGATAATTATATTTTAATTTACTAACATCTAGGATTCTTTCATTCCCCATTCTAGAAGAAGCTGGCAAATACAAAGATTCTAGAACTTCCGCATATTCAACATCAGGATATTTTGTAGTATTCCAATGTAATGGGATTTTCCAATCTAATTTTTTACTTGCATCGTAACTACCGTCATCTCTTCCTCCCTGTCCTTCTAAATATTCTTGATAAGGAGTTAGGTTCTCTTCTTTTTTAGCAAGGTATGCATAATCTCCTATGCTTGCACCTCTGCCTCCGCCTTCGCCACCTTCTCCAGCAGCTTCAGCAAGTAGAGTTCTAGCAATAGAGTCTCTTACATAATTAATGAATACTCTGTATTCTGCATTAGTAGTTTCTGCTTCATCCATAAAGAAAGACGAAACGGTTACTGTTTTTAATGCTGATTTTTCAGGGGTATGTGTAATATCCTGATCAGCTAAACCTGCAATAAAAGATCCTGCAGGAATCGCAACCATACCGTATGGTCTTTCAGCAACAAATGATTTAGTTTTTTCTCTTGGTATCAACTCTCCTTTTGTTCCTGGCTTCCCTACAGAAGAGCTACCACCACCTGAACAAGATACCGACGCTACTGACGCAGACAATAATAATAGAAATATCCTTTTCATGTTAATTTTTATAATTAAGCCGTAAATATATAATTTTTTTAAGAAACTTTTAAGATTTTTTTTGAAATAACGCTAGAAATCTAAATTTATTTTATTTCCTAGTATTTTTATTCTACAGTTACCGACTTAGCGAGGTTTCTAGGCTGATCTACATTGGCTCCTCTATATACTGCAATGTAATAAGCTAAGAGTTGTAAAGGCACCGATGCAACGATCGGAGAAAAGCATTCAGACGTCTCAGGAATCTCAATAACATAGTCTGCCATTTCACTTACCTGTTTGTCTCCTCTATTAACAACAGCAATCACTTTCCCTTTTCTAGCCTTTATTTCCTGAACATTACTTACAATCTTATCATAGTGCCCCTTTTTAGGAGCAATAATAACGATTGGCATATTTTCATCAATTAAAGCAATTGGGCCATGCTTCATTTCTGCAGCAGGATACCCTTCTGCATGGATATAGGAAATTTCCTTCAATTTTAAAGCACCTTCTAAGGCTGCAGGGTAATTGTACCCTCTACCTAGATATAAGAAATTCTGAACTCCAACGAAATCTTTAGCTATGCTCTGTGTTAATTCATGTGTAGAATTCAAGACATCTTCTATTTTCTTTGGAATGGCATCCAATTCTGAAATAAGGCTCATGAATTCGGCATTTCCAAGGTTACCGTTATGTTTACCTAGTTTAAATGCTATCAACGTTAGAATCGTAAGCTGAGCTGTAAAAGCTTTTGTTGAAGCTACTCCAATCTCAGGTCCAGCATGTGTATATGAGCCGGCATCCGTAATTCTTGCAATAGATGAATCTACCACATTACATATACCATATATAAATGCTCCTTTTTCTTTAGCTAATTTTAAAGCAGCCATTGTATCAGCTGTTTCTCCAGACTGAGAAATTGCAATTACAACATCTTTATCCGTAATAATAGGATTTCTATATCTGAACTCTGATGCATATTCTACTTCAACAGGTATTCTTGCATATTCTTCTATAAGATATTCACCTATAAGACCAGCATGCCAAGAAGTTCCACAGGCAATTATAATTATTCTGTTGGCATTCTTAAATTTTTCAACATGATCCCAGATCCCTGCCATTTTTATTACGCCCTCATCTACAAGTAACCTTCCTCTCATTGTATCGTGAATGGACTTAGGCTGTTCGAAAATTTCCTTAAGCATGAAGTGCTCATATCCCCCCTTCTCTATCTGCTCTAAGTTCAATTTCAATTGTTGAATTTCAGGTTCTATTTTAGAATTCTCTTTGATCGTTCTAATGTCAACCCCTCCTTCTAAGGAAATTGTTGCCATATGCCCCTCTTCTAGGTAGATCGCTTCTTTCGTAAATTCTACAAAAGGAGATGCATCAGAAGCAATAAAGTACTCTTTATCACCAATTCCAATAGCTAAAGGAGAACCTAATCTACCAACTACTAAAACGCCAGGATAATCTTCATGCATAACCGTAATAGCATAAGCTCCATATACTTCATTCAAAGCATACCTTACAGCCGTTGGAAAATCTATTCCAGCATTTATATCCATAAAATACTGAATAAGATTTACTAATACCTCAGTATCTGTTTCAGACCTGAAGGTAAATCCCTTTTCAGTAAGCATCTTTTTAATGGTATCATAGTTTTCAATGATTCCATTATGGATAATAGCAATTTTGTTATTATTAGATAAATGCGGGTGAGAATTTCTATCACTTGGAACTCCGTGAGTTGCCCAACGGGTGTGCCCCATCCCCATTTTTGCAGTACCTTTTAGTTGACTCGAAATATTGACAAGATCATCAACTTTTCCTTTTGTCTTTTCAACTTCAAATGAATTATTCTCTTTTTCCAGAACAATTCCTGCACTGTCATATCCTCTGTATTCTAGTCTTCTAAGACCATTTATAACTACATCGTAAGCATCTTGAAAGCCTGTGTATCCAACTATTCCGCACATAATTTATTTGGTGTATTTTTAAAATTTTACTTTGTCGCGTATGTAATTTTTAACTGCATTTTTTTAGCATTGCTAATATCAGATCCTACTAATACAGCTCTATCCACTGTGTATGCTCTTGATGTGTATTTAGCTCCTGCTAAACCTGAATTATCTGACTTAGATAGGAAACCACCAATATCAATTCTAAAAGATTTATAGGTATTAACTGATGTTCCTTCAACTAGATCTTTTACTGATTTTGTAACAACAAAGTCATAGTAAGCTGGATTTTTATCTAAATCATAGGCTTTATATATACTAAAATTCGGAGTACCTGCTAGGGTAAGCACATCACTGGTAAAGTCTGTTTTTATTGGATCGGTTGCTTTTTCTTTATCATTTTGTAAGAAAGTAAACAACACTGGTTTCTTATAATTATTACTCCACGTTGAAGCATCAGTGTAGATTCTTATCTTAGCACTAATAATAGCAGCTTTATTTTTTTGATATAATGTTTTAAGATCATTGATTGCCGCATCAGGAATTTTCACTCCAATAGAAGGACCACCCATTCCCTGAGCAAATAATTTTGCATCACCTGTTTCAGTATTTCCAATTACTGCATTACCTAATGCAGATCCTACTCTGTTATATTCATATTGACCAACATGAGTATTACCAGCTCCTAAAGCAAATGCATAAGTCGCGGGTGTCTTAGTGGTTGTCCCATTTTCAGTCTTATCATATTTGTAATACATGATTAACTCCATATCATTAGGAGAAAACTGGAATAAATATCCATCACTCTCCTGAACAGAGATTCTAAGACCTCTGAAATGTCTTATAAAG is part of the Chryseobacterium paludis genome and encodes:
- the porK gene encoding T9SS ring complex lipoprotein PorK/GldK; amino-acid sequence: MKRIFLLLLSASVASVSCSGGGSSSVGKPGTKGELIPREKTKSFVAERPYGMVAIPAGSFIAGLADQDITHTPEKSALKTVTVSSFFMDEAETTNAEYRVFINYVRDSIARTLLAEAAGEGGEGGGRGASIGDYAYLAKKEENLTPYQEYLEGQGGRDDGSYDASKKLDWKIPLHWNTTKYPDVEYAEVLESLYLPASSRMGNERILDVSKLKYNYQWGDMDAALADNERGVNYLKSKSIAIYPDTTVWVKDFHFAYNEPLFEQYFWHKAYKDYPVVGVTWDQARAYCNFRSKLKTDYNESLKRRKQRPLQFRLPTEIEWEYAARGGMQNATYPWGGPYLMDDRGCYLANFKPKRGNYMEDDKKGTYTYSAPVKKFKKNGFGLFDMAGNVSEWTESSYNNSSYGFSSTLNPSTKDKTDSKKSVRGGSWKDIGAMLMTGARDWERKDSARSYIGFRTVQDIPEAAVKPRRVNR
- the porM gene encoding type IX secretion system motor protein PorM/GldM, coding for MAQGKQTPRQKMINLMYLVFIAMMALNIDAEIIRSYYDSTKALNETRTLTEKKNEKIFEKTLEAKAQQVPDTYQQPWEQYKVLKGKIDALVVAAQGIKNTLNKESDFHDKDPETKKDVDVSENFAALNNNDATTHYFFADGDENSPSKGALELKSKIDDVRNYINATFGNNAQLKDLVERANKSLIAEYPKGKSPNEKTWFQNKFYHQPLIAAISNLEIIQNDARNVQSDALALLLQEKVDASIKFSSYEPIVSGPVDIQSGKQAEVKVMLGTYSTSNKINITGVSKLENGKGIIPISGSGIGEHTLSGNITLTDASGKPQSFPWTHTYNVIAGPREVKLEKGLLLSADKMNVMYRGLENPVSGSILGADNSKLSLSAPGAVVKGTGPGKWNITPSTGNTIKLTLSGTDPYGKTVSQVFEYRIKNVPNPQGQMRGQTVLNIPATSIPNQMVQAALPDFDFPVSFTVNQFMVKVPGRAALLIKGNSLDEAAGLVKNVRAGDVVYIFDIKATATGLGNQTLRNISPVVINVQ
- the porL gene encoding type IX secretion system motor protein PorL/GldL, which codes for MFKTKDAWMNFFYSFGAAIVILGAWLKITHINLGPISGNVALTVGLITEAIIFIIFAFDPPKSEESYAWENVYPELLDKHANPNPLHSNVSSRNNAAAQFAELENSLSSKLDKMLQDAKLDVQLFDRLRTGIDKFSNSVDQINQTVDVSASTHKYNDQLNKAAQHMESMNALYTMQLENGKRQSEFANKYVADMQKSAEHSEKFNQELQGLTSNLNNLNRVYGGMLTAMKS
- a CDS encoding NAD(P)/FAD-dependent oxidoreductase, which codes for MKNIDYIIVGDGYAGLFFAHQLIKNNKSFIIFSEGRKSASQVSAGIINPVVLKKFTTFWLAQQQIDFLKDSLLEIESYTKKNYLITNPIHRIFHDENEQSLWLKKSDNEDLSEFLNKEFQHLDGVNNPFSTGKVNQSARLDVDGFFSDFFKYFERNEQLVKEKFDYNQLNTSDNIYKDISFKHVIFCEGMGVKDNPFFSDIAVIPNKGHHIKVKLSEAIQKDVTIKKKHFLFPVNNGLHFYGGTYDREQLHHHIDDSAVEQLIKALSELYPNDFEVREVNFGFRPTVKDRRPIVGRHSEHQNLYVFNGLGARGILNGCYFSKRLYQFIEEEVSLPDEVSLSRFK
- the porN gene encoding type IX secretion system ring subunit PorN/GldN — encoded protein: MKKYISTFLVVVSGFAFSQTILNASSPEEFRQMRAENKQKVGDTIVDKTVKPLEYGFVEDKDILKSMFVWEIIDMNDKINQPLYYDNPDGLLATQTRSLYQLLLDAATSGKIQEVYDDENFVTKLTPEGIQKRLESVRVADAAIDILNSGRALTEQEKKEYTDVFKTTTEKVKVLKIMGMWFIDKRDGQMKYRPLGIAAMGPDPAVQGVIGPDGKPLASNDELIDLFWIYYPSAREILANNFVYNRKNSSADLSFDDIINARRFSSIIYKSSGGLGDGVIKDYIPKNADEQLEESDRIKGQILDMENDMWNY